One window of the Pempheris klunzingeri isolate RE-2024b chromosome 10, fPemKlu1.hap1, whole genome shotgun sequence genome contains the following:
- the LOC139208688 gene encoding uncharacterized protein: MVHTCVVAGCRNRRTPGTSLSFYRFPRDPERKQRWIDAVNREGWVPNDGSRLCSTHFISGKQVKNPRSPDYVPSVFTAAPSSPEMREPGGPEVLDKQEARVEAANALLFLQGQGRSAVGERGQAERPEEREREASVEESASSSLSTDEDDEDDEEEDDDDDDGSMSDSKRGKLAQTSDASVNFDDILKALKKENQALRESVEKMSLSESSLRNDAEKVKFYTGLPNYFVLETVMWLLAPHMDGMKNMKLSKFQQLLLTLMRLRLDLRNQDLAYRFGVKVGMVTRTVHQMVNIMSSTLVPTAVFWPSRAELRKNLPAALRTSHPDCAVIIDCFTVPFEEPVSRGNQQQQQRVAGTSQNVLKYLIGVAPQGVVTFVSRGVLGNVSDKSLAEGCGFLCKLLPGDVVLAGRDLDIADSVAARGALFNIAGGRQGEAYGSSEGSSPADALSETVSVQRHVERVISMVKRRYAMLTGPVESPFTTASERTSNLSTFDKIVQVACALNNLCISAAPLE; the protein is encoded by the exons ATGGTTCACACCTGTGTGGTGGCGGGCTGCAGGAACAGAAGGACACCGGGCACCTCCTTATCCTTCTACCGGTTCCCCCGGGACCCCGAGAGGAAGCAGCGCTGGATAGATGCTGTGAACCGGGAGGGCTGGGTGCCCAACGACGGCAGCCGGCTGTGTAGTACTCACTTCATCTCAG GTAAACAGGTAAAGAATCCACGCTCTCCAGATTATGTTCCGTCTGTCTTCACCGCCGCTCCCTCGTCCCCGGAGATGAGGGAGCCCGGCGGCCCGGAGGTCCTGGACAAGCAGGAGGCGCGCGTGGAGGCGGCCAACGCCTTGTTGTTCCTGCAGGGCCAGGGCAGGTCGGCGGTGGGGGAGCGAGGTCAGGCGGAGCGTCCCGAGGAGAGGGAGCGGGAGGCCAGCGTGGAGGAGAGCGCGTCTTCGTCTCTCAGCACCGACGAAGACGACgaggacgatgaggaggaggacgatgatgatgatgatggatctATGAGTGACAGCAAGAGAGGGAAGCTCGCCCAGACGTCTGATGCGTCCGTTAACTTCGACGACATCCTGAAAGCCCTGAAGAAGGAGAACCAGGCCCTCAGGGAGTCCGTGGAGAAGATGTCCCTCTCCGAGAGCTCCTTGAGGAACGACGCGGAGAAGGTGAAGTTTTACACCGGTTTACCCAACTACTTCGTCCTGGAGACGGTCATGTGGCTCCTGGCACCTCACATGGACGggatgaaaaacatgaaactcTCCAAGTTCCAGCAGCTGCTACTGACGCTGATGCGACTCCGGCTGGACCTGCGAAACCAGGACCTGGCCTACCGCTTCGGCGTGAAGGTCGGCATGGTGACCAGAACGGTGCACCAGATGGTCAACATCATGTCGTCCACTCTGGTGCCCACGGCCGTCTTCTGGCCCTCTAGAGCCGAGCTCCGGAAGAACCTGCCGGCGGCTCTTCGCACCTCCCACCCCGACTGCGCCGTCATCATAGACTGCTTCACGGTGCCGTTTGAGGAGCCGGTTTCCCGGggcaaccagcagcagcagcagagggtggCGGGGACAAGTCAGAACGTTTTAAAGTATCTGATCGGTGTGGCTCCGCAAGGGGTTGTGACCTTCGTGTCCAGGGGCGTGCTGGGAAACGTCAGCGACAAAAGCCTGGCAGAGGGCTGCGGATTTCTGTGCAAGCTCCTGCCGGGCGACGTCGTGTTGGCGGGACGCGATCTGGACATCGCCGACTCTGTGGCCGCCCGCGGAGCCCTCTTTAACATCGCCGGCGGCCGCCAAGGAGAGGCGTACGGGAGCTCGGAGGGCTCGTCGCCGGCTGACGCTCTCTCTGAGACGGTGAGCGTGCAGAGGCACGTGGAGAGGGTGATCTCCATGGTGAAGCGGAGGTACGCCATGCTCACCGGCCCGGTGGAGAGCCCCTTCACCACGGCCTCCGAGCGCACGTCGAACCTCTCGACCTTTGATAAGATTGTGCAAGTCGCCTGTGCCTTAAACAACCTGTgcatctctgctgctcctctggagTGA
- the ska3 gene encoding SKA complex subunit 3 → MDPTARFFTKLKKLSVTLESETAKLQHCFENRNNDGDSESAAKAMRAYHELNCDIGDLKGQIQKQLAQQKAQENEVSSFIKACRVMKQRVTEDIQAVREHWEKYGYQAPQDTKARGQESEAEEAAGENETESAAAGGEMGSQGEDGGNNSSSPSSSDVLRTPKLSDFGLSEMHLKRALAGGVWCSEVPPMPEMRLPQPSLNMPTLPPMPITPKCALRMDDAELQTPQMHDFGISEHTMCLNNDFTMDLHLKNVEKPQRKPQDVPVPPLNSLMKENSLESPEPPVFCTPGFKIKKTNGHCSPPAQGNGGPQSPGCPGNLPTTPEVPAFQTPYVNRLVSAKKGARQPEPISKQPDDDGDDDGDDSHTFELPTPPRNGAAGTKRTWEYNVPEISIGGMEVRQMPEMPNLESVLGNSLQSRSAKMQKKTGKREKESTVGSLELDGPTQEFSLGTPRLRVGYQEPSTPEMPDLSSVTQDICKLVSQAQSKKTAMAVVHPRVSPLCGAESLSVVSESEFLSLPSYLRQMTLHSLNQAVHSINKFTAECPGEKREFQMEDLRGITNVGAKTPVYILCLTELKRLEHVGGARSTSVYKLSTHR, encoded by the exons ATGGACCCCACTGCTCGGTTCTTTACCAAGCTGAAAAAGCTGTCGGTGACTCTGGAGTCGGAGACGGCCAAGCTCCAGCACTGCTTTGAAAACCGCAACAACGACGGCGACAGCG aATCAGCAGCAAAAGCGATGCGAGCTTATCATGAACTGAACTGTGACATCGGCGACCTAAAG GGGCAGATCCAGAAACAGCTGGCTCAGCAGAAAGCGCAGGAGAATGAGGTGAGCAGCTTCATCAAGGCCTGCAGAGTGATGAAGCAGCGGGTCACTGAGGACATCCAGGCGGTGAGGGAGCACTGGGAGAAATATGGCTACCAAGCTCCGCAGGACACCA AGGCCAGAGGTCAGGAGTCAGAGGCTGAAGAAGCAGCAGGTGAGAATGAAACTGAGTCAGCAGCAGCGGGAGGAGAAATGGGAAGCCAGGGCGAGGATGGAGGTAACAACTCCTCATCGCCGTCGTCCTCCGACGTCCTGCGCACGCCGAAGCTCTCTGACTTCGGCCTGTCTGAGATGCACCTGAAGAGGGCTCTGGCTGGGGGGGTGTGGTGCTCTGAAGTGCCTCCCATGCCTGAGATGCGCCTCCCTCAGCCGTCACTCAACATGCCCACGCTGCCACCCATGCCCATAACTCCCAAATGCGCCCTGCGGATGGATGATGCCGAGCTGCAGACGCCCCAGATGCACGACTTTGGCATCTCAGAACACACCATGTGTCTGAACAACGACTTCACAATGGATCTGCATCTGAAGAACGTTGAAAAGCCCCAAAG AAAACCACAGGACGTACCTGTACCGCCACTGAACTCTCTGATGAAAG AAAACAGCCTGGAGTCCCCAGAGCCGCCTGTGTTTTGCACCCCGGGGTTCAAGATCAAAAAGACCAACGGTCACTGCTCCCCGCCTGCACAAGGCAACGGTGGCCCACAATCACCTGGTTGCCCTGGAAACCTGCCTACCACCCCCGAGGTCCCAGCATTTCAAACCCCCTATGTGAACCGGCTGGTCAGCGCCAAAaag GGAGCTCGGCAACCTGAGCCCATCAGCAAGCaacctgatgatgatggtgatgatgatggtgatgatagcCACACCTTCGAACTACCGACACCTCCTCGTAACGGAGCAGCTGGCACCAAACGCACCTGGGAATACAACGTGCCCGAGATATCCATTGGGGGGATGGAGGTCAGACAGATGCCGGAGATGCCGAACCTGGAGTCAGTTCTGGGAAATTCTTTGCAGAGC AGAAGTGCGAAAATGCAGAAGAAGACTGGTAAGCGCGAAAAGGAGTCGACTGTCGGCAGCCTGGAGCTGGACGGACCCACCCAGGAGTTCAGCTTGGGGACACCTCGCCTCAGGGTGGGCTACCAAGAGCCCAGCACCCCAGAGATGCCAGACCTCAGCTCTGTCACACAGGACATCTGCAAA CTTGTGTCCCAGGCTCAGTCGAAGAAGACTGCCATGGCGGTTGTGCACCCCCGTGTCAG TCCTCTTTGCGGCGCTGAGAGTCTGtcggtggtgtcagagagcgAGTTCCTGAGTTTACCCAGCTACCTGAGGCAGATGACGCTGCACAGCCTCAACCAGGCCGTCCACAGCATCAACAAATTCACAGCCGAGTGTCCAG gagaaaagagagagtttcAGATGGAGGATCTGAGGGGGATTACTAACGTTGGAGCCAAGACGCCTGTGTACATCCTCTGTCTGACTGAGCTCAAGAGGCTGGAGCATGTCGGAGGAGCCAGGAGCACTTCGGTGTACAAACTCAGCACACACCGCTAA